A region from the Pseudodesulfovibrio sp. JC047 genome encodes:
- a CDS encoding TlpA disulfide reductase family protein: protein MKIYQRIFIVLALSLALVACSNESETKPEADQSGQKTVSQTASQPELKVSPSNGSYPFMGVAELDAFLAANTGKPTMVFFWATWCPSCKKELPELEQLHATHGEQVNIIALSVDERVENLDKFFSKGSIDLPVYWGDQALAAKYKVEAIPTMVIFDTTGKQIFAQAGVFPHSMLVAMVKKLTEQ, encoded by the coding sequence ATGAAGATATATCAGAGGATTTTCATCGTCCTGGCCCTGTCGTTGGCATTGGTGGCTTGCTCAAACGAATCCGAAACCAAGCCCGAGGCTGATCAGTCCGGTCAGAAGACCGTGTCGCAAACCGCGTCTCAGCCTGAGCTGAAAGTTTCACCCTCGAACGGTTCATACCCGTTCATGGGCGTGGCGGAACTGGATGCGTTCCTCGCCGCCAATACCGGCAAGCCGACCATGGTGTTTTTCTGGGCCACATGGTGTCCCTCCTGTAAAAAGGAACTTCCCGAACTGGAACAGTTGCACGCAACCCACGGTGAACAGGTCAATATCATTGCCTTGTCCGTGGATGAACGCGTGGAGAATCTGGATAAATTCTTTAGCAAGGGCAGTATCGATCTGCCCGTGTACTGGGGCGACCAGGCTCTTGCCGCCAAGTACAAGGTGGAGGCCATTCCCACCATGGTTATTTTCGACACGACCGGAAAGCAGATCTTTGCACAGGCCGGTGTTTTCCCTCACTCCATGCTGGTCGCCATGGTCAAAAAACTCACAGAACAGTAG
- a CDS encoding N-acetyltransferase, translating to MIRKARINDVKAIHGLLMHTDEHDALVLPRSFSQLYSHLRDFVVAVDENDAVIGCCALSLIWENLSEIRSLVVLPVHRGKQLGRRLVETCLEESVALGIHKVYTLTEETSFFAHLGFVEEGMENLNQKIFIDCMNCPRFPDHCNEVAMTINL from the coding sequence ATGATTCGCAAGGCTCGTATAAATGATGTCAAGGCCATTCACGGTTTGCTCATGCATACCGATGAACATGACGCATTGGTCCTCCCCCGGTCCTTCAGTCAGTTGTATTCGCACCTGCGCGACTTTGTGGTCGCCGTGGATGAAAACGACGCTGTTATCGGGTGTTGTGCCCTCAGTCTGATTTGGGAAAATCTGTCAGAGATTCGTTCTCTGGTGGTCCTTCCCGTGCATCGAGGCAAGCAGTTGGGCCGACGATTGGTGGAAACCTGTTTGGAGGAGTCCGTGGCTCTTGGAATCCACAAGGTTTACACCTTGACCGAGGAAACCAGTTTCTTTGCACACCTCGGCTTTGTCGAGGAAGGCATGGAAAATTTGAACCAGAAGATTTTCATCGACTGCATGAACTGTCCGAGGTTCCCCGACCATTGCAACGAAGTCGCTATGACAATTAATCTCTAA
- the hpt gene encoding hypoxanthine phosphoribosyltransferase: MPHKLTPFIPAEKIAARVEVLGREITESYDGDGPLVCICVLKGAFLFFADVIRKIDRDIEVDFVRLASYGTATSRSEDIVFSKDLEVSIEGKDVLVIEDIVDTGHSMDFLLHVLRRRNPKSLKICALIDKHERRELGVSVDFPGFKLSDGFIVGYGLDYAERYRELDGIYELSTASDN; this comes from the coding sequence ATGCCACACAAATTGACACCGTTTATTCCCGCAGAAAAAATCGCTGCGCGCGTCGAGGTTTTGGGCCGTGAAATTACGGAATCCTATGACGGTGACGGCCCGTTGGTCTGCATTTGCGTGCTCAAGGGTGCCTTCCTCTTTTTTGCCGATGTGATCCGAAAGATCGATCGCGACATTGAAGTCGATTTCGTCCGTCTGGCCAGTTACGGGACCGCCACATCCAGGTCCGAAGACATTGTTTTTTCCAAGGACCTGGAAGTTTCCATCGAAGGCAAGGACGTGCTTGTCATCGAAGATATCGTGGATACCGGCCATTCCATGGATTTTCTTTTGCATGTTTTGCGACGGAGAAATCCAAAGAGTTTGAAAATTTGTGCACTTATTGATAAGCATGAGCGACGGGAACTGGGCGTGAGCGTCGATTTTCCCGGTTTCAAGTTGAGCGACGGGTTTATTGTCGGCTATGGTTTGGACTATGCCGAGCGATACCGAGAGCTTGATGGAATTTATGAATTGTCCACGGCTTCCGATAACTAA